A stretch of DNA from Juglans microcarpa x Juglans regia isolate MS1-56 chromosome 5D, Jm3101_v1.0, whole genome shotgun sequence:
ATCGTAGCTTGGTATTAATTTTGACATGGAGGGTGGTGGACCTTTTTGCTTGCTGGAGAGGTTTAAGGGGGTAATGTGCAAATGGCCTCTGTTTGGAATATGATCCATTTATGCCTTGTGTTGTGTATTTGGGTTGTGAGGAGTGGtcgatgctttgaagataaggaatgcTTGGTGGATGAACTTagatgtttttctttaattccGTATTTCAGTGGGCTTCGGCTATTATATTTAATGGAGCtagtgtccatgattttcttgtttctttttctagttcctGACATGTAATAGGTTCAGTTTTcgtatacgtcctgtgtacttggctttgccttgttacttgtctcaataaagttttaattcattaaaaaaaaaattggcatggatctatcactaaactagcacaCTTAGGCGTTGCtattgtatatgtcccgtatatttgggctcttgcctactcttttgatcaatgaaaatttttacggatacaaaaataattttgacaTGGATCATCATTTGCAGGCTCGAAAAGATGCCACTCAAGTTGTTGCAAATTTGCAAAGGCAACAAGTTCATTCAAGACTAATTGCATCTGATTACTTGGAAGCAAACATAGATCTAATGGATATTTTGGCAGAAGGGTAAGCAATTACCAGTATAAGCGATTCAATTGGCTGATGTTAATCTTCGTCCTAATGGTAGAATGTTGTTCCTTTTAGTTATGAAGACACGGACATGGCATTACACTATGGTGCAATGCTGAGGGAGTGCATTCGTCACCAGATTGTTGCAAGGTGAGCAAATAGCATGGATTTTGCCTTTTCGATCTACTGTATCTATAAATTCTCTATCAATTGTGGTGttagtagttttttttaataggtaaaagcaaatcttattaatacaattgaACTGTGGTGTTAGTAGTTCTGCCAGTAGATATCGTTATTGGACCAAGTTCTTCGGCATTTCTACCAAGCTGCTGTGTtactaaataattaatatgttttcTTCCCAGTTAGAACTATCTATTCTttatttcagatcatttcaaGCTGGTTCTTGATGATGTTTGCTTGGTGTAGGCTTTATGAATTAAAAGGCGTTTCTGGTTTAATTGCAGATATGTTTTGGAATCTAAGCACATGAAGAAGTTTTTTGATTATATTCAACTTCCAAATTTTGACATTGCTGCAGATGCTGCTGCAACATTTAAGGTTGAGTCTACCTGACAGTTCTACCCATGAATCATAATCTTTGCTTCTCTGCTGATTCAAATTTaggtttttcttattaatttacttatcaaaaaaaatttttcttattaagaaaagaataatgctTAAGCCACCGCTGGTAGCTCCCGGGAGCTACCGCTGGCtcgcatgtgtttttttatatgtttttattttttatttttttatatagattttttttaacaattttaaatattttaaaaaaagaaaaaaattcacaatatcattaaaaaatgcttccttaatcacgaagtaatttttttattttactttgtgattaaggaagtattttttaataactttttttttttttttactttatgattacgGAAGTGTTTTTAgtaatgttctaaatttatttgattctttttaaatatttaaaagtattaaaaaaatctctgtaaaaaataactgaaaaaaaaaacacatgctagaGCCAGCAGGGAGCTACCAGCGGTGGCTCTAGCAGTACTATTAAGAAAACTACCTTTCTGCTAGTGGTGGGCTTCCTATATGAGAAGTTAGGACTGCATGATTTTGCAGCCCTTTGTTATGTTGGGCTGTCAATCGTGCTTCCCATTCTGCCAAAGCATTCATATTGAATGCTTGAGCTTTTTTCCATTTAGATATCATTGTTCTTTCTTGTAAGTGCATCtcctacttatcaaaataatagtGCGTCTCCTAGCCCataattatctaatatcataATCGAGAGAAGCTCTGTATTGCATAATTCTGCATAGAATCATTttgcttttataatatataaatagttttttttaatatttcatttgaaGTTTCCCTTGGCAGTATTGGGGCCCTTTTCTCTGTAATTTTGTTTAGTTCACACTTAAAATGTCACAATAGCACTAGGGTCATTCTGATGTGATTGTACATTTTTTATTGCAGGAACTCCTGACGAGGCATAAATCGACTGTTGCTGAGTTTCTTTCAAAGAATTATGGCTGggtaattttctttcattttgattaCATTGTTACACACAAACACCCTAATTTGTCTTTGAAGATCTCATGCTTGATGAAGTCTTTGATTGATGTTTGCTTTACATTTGAGTATGGCCATCATAGTAATTGAATTTCTGCATAGCAtatttttgtttccaaacatcctgttattttttttacttaaaaaaaaattcttgctATTCTTGTTGCTGTTCTTTTCATTATTGCCAAAAAGTTGGAAACTCCTATTGATGTGGTGCTCataaaatcaccacttgtttAGAATGGGTGAATTTAACAGTTCGATCAAATATTCTGATACCTCTCTTATGTGTGGACCTAGACCCCCAAAGGCTAGGTTAATGGGAAACATTATATGGAGGCTGAGTTTGATAGTAGGATCATTTGTTACCATGATAATAACTGCTTGTCTTGTGAAAGCTTAAGCTAATGAGAGAGGATGAAGTGAATCACCCATTCAAATGTGTTTATAGGAGCAAAGCTTGCCCCAAGGTTCTGATTGATCATGATTTGCTGTTTTCAGTTCTTTGCAGAGTATAACTCAAAGCTACTGGAATCTGCTAATTACATCACCAGACGACAAGCGATCAAGGTATGACCAGTGGTTGACCTTTGGCCCAAATATTTAaatggaaagaaaggaaaaaataaattaaactaagAAAGATGTAAAGTCCGAGCCTTGGACGAATATCTACCATGACTATCCCGGAAATACCACACATACAACTTAACCAACATTAGgccaataattataaaaaagattccccccccccccccccccccaatcctTGCAGTGTCCGTATCTCTGCAAAGGTTTGCTTTGCGAGTTGGTCTTTGGGAAATTGCTGTTAATAACTCATGACTTTATGTTTGCTGAAAagggatttcttttttttttttaaatttgttacaGTTGTTGGGAGATATACTACTGGATCGCTCAAATTCAGCCACTATGACTCGATATGTGAGCTCAAGAGACAACTTGAGGATTCTTATGAATCTTCTCCGAGTACGATACTCTCAGATTCCTTaatatttccttcttttttttaaattgctacAGACCTTCACTATGATTTTATGTCAGTTTATGATGCACTTGGtattctttccatttttatGCTCTTAAATGGCCTTAAATTGCTATACTCTTGGCCTCCTTTTGAGAGGGCAtcgttttcattttctatcGGTCCTCTTGGCTAGATGGCAACATTTTCATCTACCACTTCTAGGTAACATGACCGtcaggttttttttattttttattttttttatgacggtGGAACCATGCCAtggcagagcccttaggactcacccatggcaTGACCATCAGATTTTGAACCACCAAGATATCCCTAATTTAACAAAAAAGGATATCACTTTTGGATTATGAGATGAACTAATGGGGAAGCTAAACTACTCAtcatattttacttattaaaagaaGAATATTCATCTTTGTTTGATTGATGACCCaaaaaaagtggaaaaatatatatctctGTTTGAAGTGACTAAAAGTTAGAATATTTAGTTCAACTGAAATTTGTGTGATAATGATTGGATTCCCTCGATTGCAGGAGTCCAGCAAGAGCATCCAGATAGAAGCGTTTCATGTGTTCAAGGTACTATATTTTGTGTTAGGCTGCATTTTGAACAAATGGACTTTCAAGTGCTACAGTTATTTATGTTTAGATGTTTACATTTTTACAGCTATTTGCTGCTAATCAAAACAAACCTCCGGACATCATCAGCATACTCGTTGCAAACAAAAGCAAGCTTATAAGGCTGTTTGCTGACTTCAAAACCGATAAAGGTAAGAGATGGATCATCATTAACTATCGTAACGGTCGGCTTGGCAGTTGGCACCAGTCTTTACAATTTAGCGTGCTTTGTTGCAGAGGATGAAGAATTTGAGGCTGACAAAGCTCAAGTTGTGAAAGAAATTGCTTCTTTGGAACCTGTGGAATCTAGAGACAACCCATGAGGGAGCTTTGTTGTGTTTCGAAGTCGCCAGAGTTTCTCTTCCTTGACGCAATTGTGAATTTTATAGTGTTATAGCCCCCGGCATTACATGCTATCAAAAACTGACGGGGGCCatgttttctatttatatttccCATCCTTCAGTTCCTAATGGTCCTGTTCTGTAATCTAAATACATTTCTGTAAAAAGGTAGATAAATAAACCGAAGAAATTAGTTTAATGCTGTATTCTGCCTGTTCAGATATTTGAATAATAGGGGGTCCTGCAAGGATCCATCAGCTTGAAAATTGTCTGACAAACATCAGCTGGCCTCGAAGGTTGTTCCCATTCGATGCTCTGCACGTTCGAGTGTGCCATAGTGAGCTTCCAAACCCTAATATAGTGTCAAAAGTTATGTGGGATTCAGGTTTAGAGGATGAGGTATCCGTTGAGAATGTACCAGTTGTAGTTCTCAGATGGCTTATTAATGGGACTAGGCGTGTGAATCACGAGTGAATAGAATCAGAACAACGAAGCAGCATCTCCGTAGCATATTCCATGCATGGATTGTCTTTATTTGGCAATGACGATAGtagcctctctctccctctctcctatTTGGTATGGTTGGTGTTGCTATAATCTGTCTCAATTATTCCAGGGAACCGTCTTCCTTTTGTACTTCACACTTCACAGATCTACGATCTAAAGgtcactttttttatattttgcctATTACGCAACTGACTAGATGCGAAGTTTCCTGCATAACTCCAAACTCACTTGCTGCAATTTGATTTGGACAAAACAAATGCCAAAGCTCGAAAGAGGAAGATTATCAGATTATCCCCGGCATATGCATTAATTGACGATAAGCATATCCAACAAGCATACGAGCATATTCATATTTCTTTCTGGGCAGACCCACGAACCTTTGCTTGGGTGGGAGAGTGCGAGGTATCGCGGATgaggatgtttttttttttttttttaacaattggtCAATATGAATTATAACATTAAATATAACAGAATCTGCTAATTATGTCTAAATTATTGAAAGTACTTTATAAAAAACATGAATTTCTGGATCTAGGCGTTACAGTGTACCCGAGTAACTGTAGGGACATGCTATTACATAAAAAATTCCAAGTTCAGTTGCTATATAAACACATGGGATATTTTGTTGCTGCAGAGTGTGCTGAGTGAAAGGGCGAAGACAAAGCCAGCGCCTTTTGTAGCATCGTCTGATTTTACCTCTCagttctttctcttcttctccttcagAAACTTAAAAAATGGCCGAATATGGTAGGACCCTATCAACGTCTCTTACGcacttgttatttatttattttggtccAAATTCTTTACGCATTTTCTCGTTGatattcattaaaaattttgttCCTTACTTTCTTGTATTCTTTCTTCCAACTTCTTTGGCTTGCAGATTCGCTCTCAGACTTCCTCGCATCCGCTATTGATGCA
This window harbors:
- the LOC121264940 gene encoding putative MO25-like protein At5g47540 — protein: MKGLFKSKPRTPAEVVRQTRDLLLYVQRGSTSDSRESKREEKVLELRKNIRELKSILYGNSESEPVAEACAQLTQEFFKENTLRLLILCLPKLNLEARKDATQVVANLQRQQVHSRLIASDYLEANIDLMDILAEGYEDTDMALHYGAMLRECIRHQIVARYVLESKHMKKFFDYIQLPNFDIAADAAATFKELLTRHKSTVAEFLSKNYGWFFAEYNSKLLESANYITRRQAIKLLGDILLDRSNSATMTRYVSSRDNLRILMNLLRESSKSIQIEAFHVFKLFAANQNKPPDIISILVANKSKLIRLFADFKTDKEDEEFEADKAQVVKEIASLEPVESRDNP